The Oenanthe melanoleuca isolate GR-GAL-2019-014 chromosome 1A, OMel1.0, whole genome shotgun sequence genome contains a region encoding:
- the CCDC71L gene encoding coiled-coil domain-containing protein 71L, producing MTRSRKQAALERGAGKMSTEAGSTAAAAAGARAATAAPAAGAAGGEPAAAAWGLEGEAEKVVYSRSQVSFAGTKALGDALKLFMPKSTEFMSSDSELWNFLCSLKHEFSPVILRSKDVYGYSSCRAVVPDPPPPSERPRRRAGKRRLPAVDAKRRAGAAGGSAKRRRRRRRRRRERGRQRPAAGGPRAREEEAAAPEPSGEQADSEQGSPAAPAAWEPFSGKSLEEIWKAATPRLTTFPTIRVRGSMWSQRSLAAARRRAQRILGVDLSPVVRVRRFPVAPS from the coding sequence ATGACCCGCAGTAGAAAGCAGGCGGCGCTGGAGAGAGGAGCCGGGAAGATGAGCACAGAGGCGGGCAGTAccgcggcggcggccgcgggagCCCGGGCGGCGACGGCTGCGCCAGCAGCaggggcggcgggcggcgaaCCGGCGGCCGCCGcctgggggctggagggggaggCGGAGAAAGTTGTGTACTCGCGCTCGCAAGTCTCCTTCGCCGGCACCAAGGCGCTGGGCGACGCCCTCAAGCTCTTCATGCCCAAGTCCACGGAGTTCATGAGCTCCGACTCGGAGCTGTGGAACTTCCTCTGCAGCCTCAAGCACGAGTTCTCCCCGGTCATCCTCCGCAGCAAGGACGTCTACGGATACTCTTCCTGCCGCGCCGTCGTCCCCGACCCTCCGCCGCCCTcggagcggccccgccgccgcgccggCAAGCGGCGCCTCCCGGCCGTCGACGCCAAGCGCCGGGCTggggcggcgggcggcagcgccaagcggcggcggcggcggcggcgccgcaggagggagcggggccggcagcGGCCCGCGGCCGGTGGCCCCCGCGCCCGGGAGGAAGAGGCGGCGGCGCCGGAGCCGTCGGGCGAGCAGGCGGACAGCGAGCAGGGCAGCCCGGCGGCGCCGGCCGCCTGGGAGCCGTTCAGCGGCAAGTCGCTGGAGGAGATCTGGAAGGCGGCCACCCCCCGCCTCACCACGTTCCCCACCATCCGTGTGCGGGGCAGCATGTGGAGCCAGCGGAGCctggcggcggcgcggcggcgggcgcAGCGGATCCTCGGCGTGGACCTGTCCCCCGTGGTGCGGGTGCGCCGCTTCCCCGTGGCACCGTCCTGA